In the genome of Budorcas taxicolor isolate Tak-1 chromosome 23, Takin1.1, whole genome shotgun sequence, one region contains:
- the HHEX gene encoding hematopoietically-expressed homeobox protein HHEX: MQYPHPGPATAAGAVGVPLYAPTPLLQPAHPTPFYIEDILGRGPAAPTPTPTLPSPNSSFTSLVSSYRAPVYEPTPIHPAFSHHSAAALAAAYGPGGFGGPLYPFPRSVNDYTHALLRHDPLGKPLLWSPFLQRPLHKRKGGQVRFSNDQTIELEKKFETQKYLSPPERKRLAKMLQLSERQVKTWFQNRRAKWRRLKQENPQNNKKEELESLDSSCDQRQDLPSEQNKGALDSSQCSPSPVSQEDLESEISEDSDQEVDIEGDKGYFNAG; encoded by the exons ATGCAGTACCCGCACCCCGGGCCGGCGACGGCGGCGGGCGCCGTGGGGGTGCCGCTGTACGCGCCCACGCCGCTGCTGCAGCCAGCGCACCCGACGCCGTTCTACATCGAGGACATCCTGGGTCGCGGGCCCGCCGCGCCCACCCCCACGCCCACGCTGCCGTCCCCCAACTCCTCCTTCACCAGCCTCGTGTCCTCCTACCGGGCCCCGGTGTACGAGCCCACGCCGATCCACCCCGCCTTCTCGCACCACTCCGCCGCCGCGCTGGCCGCCGCCTACGGACCTGGCGGCTTCGGGGGCCCTCTGTACCCCTTCCCGCGGTCGGTGAACGACTACACGCACGCCCTGCTCCGCCACGACCCCCTGG GCAAACCCCTGCTCTGGAGCCCTTTCTTGCAGAGACCTCTGCATAAAAGGAAAGGAGGCCAGGTGAGGTTCTCCAATGACCAGACCATCGAGCTGGAGAAGAAGTTTGAGACCCAGAAATACCTCTCCCCGCCCGAGAGGAAGCGGCTGGCCAAGATGCTGCAGCTTAGCGAGAGGCAG GTCAAAACCTGGTTTCAGAATCGACGGGCTAAATGGAGAAGACTAAAACAG GAGAACcctcaaaacaataaaaaagaagaacTGGAAAGTTTGGACAGTTCTTGCGACCAGAGGCAAGACTTGCCTAGTGAACAGAATAAAGGTGCTTTGGATAGCTCTCAGTGTTCACCCTCCCCTGTCTCCCAGGAAGACCTTGAATCAGAGATTTCAGAGGATTCTGATCAGGAAGTGGACATCGAGGGCGATAAAGGCTATTTTAATGCTGGATGA